Proteins encoded by one window of Ursus arctos isolate Adak ecotype North America unplaced genomic scaffold, UrsArc2.0 scaffold_22, whole genome shotgun sequence:
- the LOC113269509 gene encoding olfactory receptor 51H1-like encodes MADNNHSYFQHPYFVLTGIPGLEQKYYWMAFPLGAVYVIALFGNGVIISTIKSESSLHIPMYYFLCMLALADMGLALCTLPSMLGIFWFNFKSIAFDACLVQMYFIHTFSAIESGVLVAMAFDRVVAIWNPLRYGTILTNGVVWRTGAVVLTRAVCVVFPVPFLIKRLPFYRSNILSHSFCLHQDVMRLACASTRVNSLYGLIAVIFTKGSDSLSILLSYVFILRTVMAIASGEGRLKALNTCVSHICAVLIFYVPLIGVSVIHRFGRHLSPLTHALMANAYLLVPPVLNPIVYTVKTKEIRKKIIQIFVQTKITAEG; translated from the coding sequence ATGGCAGATAATAACCACTCTTACTTCCAACACCCTTACTTTGTCTTAACTGGAATTCCAGGGCTTGAACAAAAGTATTACTGGATGGCATTCCCACTGGGTGCTGTATATGTCATTGCCCTCTTTGGCAATGGTGTCATCATCTCTACCATCAAGTCTGAATCATCCCTGCATATCCCCATGTACTATTTTCTGTGCATGCTGGCGTTGGCAGACATGGGGCTTGCCCTTTGTACTTTGCCCTCTATGCTAGGCATATTCTGGTTTAACTTTAAGTCCATTGCCTTTGATGCCTGCCTTGTTCAGATGTACTTCATTCACACCTTCTCCGCCATTGAATCTGGCGTGCTGGTGGCCATGGCCTTTGATCGGGTGGTAGCCATCTGGAACCCGCTCAGGTATGGCACCATCCTAACCAATGGTGTGGTCTGGAGAACAGGAGCAGTCGTCTTGACAAGGGCAGTCTGTGTGGTCTTCCCTGTGCCTTTCCTCATCAAAAGACTTCCCTTCTACCGCTCCaacatcctctcccactccttctgcctcCACCAAGACGTCATGCGCCTTGCCTGCGCCAGCACCCGGGTCAACAGTCTCTATGGCCTTATTGCTGTCATCTTCACAAAGGGTTCTGactccctctccatcctcctctcCTATGTGTTCATACTCCGAACAGTAATGGCCATTGCCTCAGGGGAGGGCCGGCTGAAGGCACTCAACACCTGTGTTTCACACATCTGTGCTGTACTCATCTTCTATGTTCCACTCATTGGGGTGTCTGTCATTCATCGCTTTGGAAGGCACCTTTCACCATTGACTCATGCCCTCATGGCTAATGCCTACCTTCTTGTACCCCCTGTGCTGAACCCCATAGTCTATACTGTGAAGACCAAGGAGATTCGAAAGAAGATCATCCAAATATTTGTTCAAACCAAGATTACTGCAGAAGGTTAG